Proteins found in one Paenibacillus borealis genomic segment:
- a CDS encoding lipase family protein, whose translation MGNMRNEQDWAIFLAAVCGQTYVQFEHADGSFVVPADFSVVHNFRAKSMGGISEPFGFILESPQEIIIAWRGSSSTTNWLSNMNAAQKKFKYIKEDCLTHRGFTDIYSSAREEILSILGTLSPEKTLYVTGHSLGGALATLCAIDIAANSAYSSPRLYTYGSPRVGDPAFAKAFSTYVRSSFRYANLFDVATYVPPTIYKLPRQEKKYYYTHVQTLYSLSFQNGTVELNHVLRSYFAVLSKARPEFTALLCAGNPGFCPVLELIT comes from the coding sequence ATGGGTAACATGCGGAATGAACAGGACTGGGCCATCTTTCTGGCAGCCGTCTGCGGGCAGACCTATGTACAATTTGAACATGCGGACGGTTCGTTCGTGGTTCCGGCGGATTTCTCGGTCGTGCATAATTTCCGGGCGAAATCCATGGGCGGTATCTCCGAGCCGTTTGGTTTCATTCTGGAATCACCGCAGGAGATCATTATTGCCTGGCGCGGAAGCAGCTCCACCACCAATTGGCTCTCCAACATGAATGCTGCGCAAAAGAAGTTCAAATATATCAAGGAAGATTGCCTGACGCACAGAGGCTTCACAGATATTTATTCGTCGGCAAGAGAGGAAATCCTCTCCATACTCGGCACCTTGTCACCGGAGAAAACGCTATACGTTACAGGCCACAGCCTCGGCGGAGCACTAGCAACCTTATGTGCTATAGATATTGCCGCTAATTCAGCCTACAGCTCTCCCCGCCTGTACACCTATGGATCTCCGCGTGTGGGTGACCCGGCATTCGCCAAAGCATTCAGCACCTATGTCCGCAGCAGCTTCCGTTATGCCAATCTCTTTGACGTAGCCACCTATGTTCCGCCGACCATCTACAAACTTCCCCGGCAGGAGAAAAAATACTATTACACCCATGTTCAGACACTGTACTCATTATCTTTCCAGAACGGGACGGTTGAACTCAATCATGTGCTTAGAAGCTACTTCGCTGTACTGTCAAAAGCCCGGCCGGAATTCACAGCGTTATTATGTGCCGGAAACCCCGGCTTCTGCCCGGTGCTTGAATTGATTACCTGA